A genomic segment from Saprospiraceae bacterium encodes:
- a CDS encoding alpha/beta fold hydrolase, producing the protein MPLIKRSSYPGPPFYQFNGHLQTILPAFRKIQVIPYERERIELPDGDFLDLDWIDCSSRQLVILTHGLEGNSNRIYIKGMAKAFAEQDWDVIAWNCRSCSGEMNRNLRLYNHGEIGDIGAVIQHALATKDYEEIILIGFSMGGSISLKYGGVNAAVMPSVISKIMAFSTPVDLGSSVCLLDQAQNAFYRKRFLRSLGKKLVEKDRQFPGVIEVSNLKKIKQWTDFDEFFSAPLNGYANAQDFYTKASAINYMGDIRIPALLVNAKNDPILSKECYPESFCETHPFIYLEQPKHGGHVGFSLANSEYSWSEIRALEFVLL; encoded by the coding sequence ATGCCTTTAATCAAGCGTTCTTCTTACCCTGGCCCCCCGTTTTATCAATTTAATGGCCATTTACAGACCATTTTACCGGCCTTCCGCAAAATACAGGTGATCCCTTACGAAAGAGAACGAATAGAGCTGCCTGACGGGGATTTTCTGGACTTAGATTGGATTGACTGCAGTAGCCGTCAATTGGTGATTCTTACCCATGGTTTAGAAGGTAATTCAAATCGAATTTATATCAAAGGCATGGCTAAAGCCTTTGCCGAACAAGATTGGGATGTCATAGCCTGGAATTGCCGATCTTGTAGTGGCGAGATGAATAGAAATTTACGCCTTTACAATCACGGCGAAATAGGCGATATCGGTGCAGTGATTCAACATGCTTTAGCGACCAAAGACTACGAGGAGATCATCCTGATCGGATTCAGCATGGGAGGGAGCATCAGTTTGAAATATGGCGGTGTTAATGCTGCCGTTATGCCATCTGTTATTTCCAAGATTATGGCTTTTTCTACCCCCGTGGACCTTGGCTCCAGCGTTTGCCTGCTGGATCAAGCACAAAATGCCTTCTATCGTAAGCGATTTTTGCGTAGTTTAGGTAAAAAACTCGTGGAAAAAGATCGACAATTTCCTGGAGTCATTGAGGTGTCTAATTTAAAAAAGATTAAGCAATGGACTGATTTTGATGAATTTTTTTCTGCGCCGCTCAATGGCTATGCCAATGCACAGGATTTTTACACCAAAGCTTCAGCTATCAACTACATGGGAGACATTCGCATACCAGCGCTTTTGGTCAATGCAAAAAATGATCCGATCCTCAGCAAAGAATGTTATCCTGAATCTTTTTGCGAAACCCATCCTTTTATTTATCTTGAACAGCCTAAGCATGGAGGCCACGTTGGCTTTAGTTTGGCAAATAGTGAATATTCCTGGTCGGAGATTCGCGCCTTGGAATTTGTCCTTCTTTGA
- a CDS encoding CotH kinase family protein, with product MRRFLFICILLLTALPWGITQDKNIFDIDNILEIKLYFAQADWDQQLDKLKQLGDDDRLLGDVTINGKEFKDVGVRYKGNSSYFNVRSDGLSKLPFNIKLDYKGKDQALEGNITTLKLSNVFRDPSFLREVLAYEIAGLYMPAPKANFVKLFVNDKYLGLYNNTESIDELFLDQYYGEHNGVLVKCDPNWHVKSPETCPQGDKSSLMYLGQDSTCYLSLYEMKTEGGWDNLIELTRVLNEEVAAIENILDVDLALWMLAFDNVLVNLDSYIGQLCHNYYLYQDTFGLFHPLLWDMNLAFGGFRRTGIGNALSNKDMATLSPFIHFKEKNQKRPLVTQLLEDPLYRKIYLAHIKTILEEQFLSTRYLERAKALQDLIKVNVSEDENKLYSLESFSANLDTTIRLEGASIVGIKELMEPRIKYLASHPLIKMEQPDILNVEHIEYGEFTGFNVKIEKASRAWLYYRTEAHGPFQKVEMFDDSGHHDEMEGDSIWGCTIEKGKGVQYYIIAENEHTARLSPARSAMEFYEIK from the coding sequence ATGCGAAGGTTCCTATTCATTTGCATCTTGCTGTTAACTGCATTGCCTTGGGGGATTACCCAAGATAAGAACATCTTTGACATCGATAATATCCTTGAGATTAAACTCTATTTTGCGCAAGCTGACTGGGATCAACAGCTCGACAAGCTAAAGCAGTTGGGGGATGATGATCGCCTTTTGGGGGATGTTACGATCAATGGAAAGGAGTTTAAAGATGTTGGGGTGAGATATAAGGGGAATAGCTCTTACTTTAACGTTAGAAGTGATGGCTTAAGTAAGCTTCCTTTCAACATAAAATTGGATTATAAGGGCAAGGATCAAGCTTTGGAGGGTAATATTACGACCCTTAAATTATCCAATGTGTTTCGCGATCCCAGCTTTTTGAGAGAAGTCTTGGCCTATGAGATTGCTGGGCTTTATATGCCTGCCCCTAAGGCCAATTTTGTTAAACTATTTGTCAATGACAAATATTTGGGTTTATACAATAATACAGAATCCATCGATGAGCTTTTTTTAGATCAGTACTACGGAGAGCACAATGGTGTATTGGTAAAGTGTGACCCGAACTGGCATGTGAAAAGTCCTGAAACATGTCCACAAGGTGATAAGTCTTCCTTGATGTACCTGGGCCAGGATTCTACTTGCTATTTGAGTCTTTATGAGATGAAGACCGAAGGGGGCTGGGACAACCTTATTGAGTTAACACGGGTGCTTAACGAAGAGGTGGCAGCTATTGAAAACATCCTTGATGTTGACCTGGCGCTCTGGATGCTGGCATTTGATAATGTGTTAGTGAACCTGGATAGTTATATTGGGCAGCTTTGTCATAATTATTATCTCTATCAGGATACTTTTGGGCTTTTTCATCCTTTGTTATGGGATATGAATCTTGCATTTGGCGGGTTTCGGCGGACGGGAATTGGTAATGCCTTATCGAATAAGGATATGGCTACCCTGAGTCCTTTTATCCATTTTAAAGAAAAAAATCAAAAACGTCCCTTGGTTACCCAACTGCTAGAGGACCCTTTATACCGGAAAATTTATTTGGCACATATAAAAACCATTCTAGAGGAGCAATTCCTAAGTACCCGATACCTGGAACGAGCGAAGGCATTGCAGGATTTGATTAAAGTGAATGTGTCAGAGGATGAAAATAAGCTCTATTCGCTGGAGTCTTTTTCTGCCAACCTTGATACAACTATTCGACTGGAAGGGGCATCCATTGTTGGGATTAAAGAATTGATGGAACCCCGGATCAAGTATTTGGCTAGCCATCCTTTAATTAAAATGGAACAACCCGATATTCTCAATGTTGAGCATATAGAATATGGAGAATTTACCGGATTTAACGTCAAAATAGAAAAGGCAAGTCGTGCCTGGTTATACTACCGAACGGAGGCACATGGTCCTTTCCAAAAAGTGGAAATGTTTGATGATAGCGGTCATCATGATGAAATGGAAGGAGATAGCATTTGGGGTTGTACCATTGAAAAGGGCAAGGGTGTTCAGTATTATATCATAGCGGAAAATGAACATACGGCCCGCCTTTCACCTGCTCGATCAGCGATGGAGTTTTACGAGATAAAGTAA
- a CDS encoding CotH kinase family protein has product MKKQLIIPIIGAMLLFFNSSKLLAQNDFYDLGNIPEIKISFEKENWRYLLDSLRYNGDGLLEGTIAISGQQMEGAGVRYRSGKAFTPGNKRNGLTIHLGFKKPGQKFMGYSMLDLSSAIRDPSLLREVLAYEIAGSYIPTPKANFVKVFINDDYYGLFVNIEPLEGPFLTRHFGSDKGDLFLSDPEYVQTEPEGCKSKIYGSLLEDNGIPCLQNHFKGSEGSNWSHLLQLTKVLNNNIEDIEKILDVDKALWMLAFNNVIVNLNSYSGQFSPNYYLYMGNDGRFVPIVTNLNLAFGSFKNIGDEGSDLGIRQLIQLDPLLHANNPRMPLLSKLLSNELYQKQYLSHMFTILTDHFKDQHFSEKAAALQQQILSPLMEDVNKYYPTSDFLKSKEEIIGKKSRIPGVVDFMEKRAEFLKMNPTFTILPPAITEVQVKRRERFSSKRVSDFDIQARVEKYAKRVHVYYRFNASESFKEMLMQDDGASSDEQANDGIYGAKITPAAGQNTIEYYIFAENAKAVSYSPMHYTQERHSASLIELNK; this is encoded by the coding sequence ATGAAAAAACAACTGATTATTCCAATCATAGGAGCAATGTTGCTATTTTTTAACAGCAGCAAGCTTTTGGCGCAAAATGACTTTTATGACTTGGGAAATATACCGGAAATAAAAATTTCCTTTGAAAAAGAAAATTGGCGCTATTTGCTAGACTCTCTGCGCTATAATGGGGATGGCTTATTGGAGGGAACCATTGCTATTAGTGGCCAACAGATGGAGGGCGCAGGGGTGCGCTATCGATCAGGCAAAGCTTTTACCCCTGGTAATAAACGAAATGGGCTAACCATCCATTTGGGCTTTAAAAAGCCTGGGCAAAAATTCATGGGATACAGTATGTTGGACCTGTCTAGCGCGATTAGAGACCCTAGCTTGCTTAGGGAGGTACTGGCCTATGAAATAGCGGGTTCTTATATTCCTACGCCCAAAGCCAATTTTGTAAAGGTCTTTATCAATGACGATTATTATGGTCTGTTTGTAAATATTGAACCTTTAGAAGGCCCTTTTCTCACCCGCCATTTTGGCAGTGACAAAGGAGACTTGTTTCTAAGTGACCCTGAATATGTCCAAACCGAACCTGAAGGCTGCAAAAGCAAAATTTATGGTTCTTTATTAGAGGATAATGGCATCCCTTGTTTGCAAAACCACTTCAAGGGTAGTGAGGGGTCCAATTGGAGTCACCTTTTACAGTTGACCAAAGTACTCAATAATAACATTGAAGATATTGAAAAAATATTGGATGTTGATAAAGCGCTTTGGATGTTGGCCTTTAACAATGTCATTGTTAACCTTAATAGCTATTCTGGTCAATTTAGTCCAAATTATTACCTGTATATGGGGAATGATGGGCGTTTTGTACCCATTGTAACCAACCTGAACCTCGCCTTTGGAAGCTTCAAAAACATAGGGGACGAAGGATCAGATCTGGGTATTCGACAATTGATTCAACTTGACCCCCTATTACACGCCAATAATCCTCGCATGCCTTTGTTGAGTAAATTGCTGTCCAATGAATTATACCAAAAGCAATACCTCAGCCATATGTTTACGATCCTGACCGACCATTTCAAGGATCAGCACTTTAGCGAAAAAGCAGCAGCCCTGCAGCAGCAAATCCTCAGTCCCCTTATGGAAGATGTGAATAAATATTATCCTACTTCCGATTTTCTGAAAAGTAAGGAAGAGATTATTGGAAAGAAAAGCCGGATTCCAGGGGTGGTCGATTTTATGGAAAAAAGAGCAGAATTTCTTAAGATGAATCCGACTTTCACTATCCTTCCGCCGGCCATAACGGAGGTGCAAGTCAAGCGTAGAGAACGTTTTTCTAGCAAGCGGGTTTCCGATTTTGATATTCAAGCCAGGGTAGAGAAATACGCCAAACGCGTGCATGTTTACTACCGTTTCAATGCCTCAGAATCCTTCAAGGAAATGTTGATGCAAGATGATGGTGCCAGTTCGGATGAACAAGCAAATGATGGTATTTATGGTGCAAAAATTACACCTGCTGCTGGGCAAAACACGATAGAGTATTATATTTTTGCAGAAAATGCCAAGGCTGTTAGTTATAGCCCTATGCATTACACCCAGGAGCGTCACTCGGCTTCTCTAATAGAATTGAATAAATAA
- a CDS encoding asparaginase domain-containing protein, with protein sequence MDRIQVFVTGGTFDKEYDFITGQLFFKDTHLPKMFDRGRCTLDIDIKTLMMTDSLEMTEADRAIILHNCERSPADKIIITHGTDKMVATAEFLAKAAIGQKTIVLTGAMIPYAFGTSSDGFFNLGSALAFVQTLPFGIYVAMNGRYFPWNGVRKNRKTGFFEAILDDE encoded by the coding sequence ATGGATAGGATTCAAGTATTTGTAACAGGAGGAACGTTTGATAAAGAGTACGATTTTATTACGGGGCAATTGTTTTTCAAGGATACCCATCTTCCCAAAATGTTTGACAGGGGAAGATGTACCCTCGATATCGATATCAAAACCCTCATGATGACGGATAGTCTGGAAATGACGGAGGCAGATAGAGCCATCATCTTACACAACTGCGAGCGAAGTCCCGCCGATAAGATTATCATTACCCACGGTACCGATAAGATGGTCGCCACTGCCGAATTTCTCGCTAAAGCTGCTATCGGGCAAAAAACCATTGTGCTTACAGGGGCTATGATTCCCTATGCATTTGGTACTTCTTCAGATGGGTTTTTTAACTTGGGGAGCGCATTAGCTTTTGTTCAGACGCTTCCTTTTGGCATATATGTTGCCATGAACGGCCGCTACTTTCCCTGGAATGGCGTTCGGAAAAACCGCAAAACTGGCTTCTTTGAAGCGATTTTGGACGATGAATAA
- a CDS encoding insulinase family protein produces MQKKIQYILGVFLVGLLGLPLNAQEDFRSNAPKPGPATRIELGKSEQFKLDNGLEVIVVENHKLPRISVQLFVNVPPLPEGEKAGLSQIAGQLLEAGTTNREKAEIDHAIDFIGASLSASANGVFGTALSKHKETLVDLISDVLLHPAFPEAEFEKIKKQTISGITLGKDDPGQMSANVSNVVTYGKDHPYGELLSEVSVSLIDLEDCKKYYQTFFKPNLSYLVFVGDITAADAKKMAKKYFDKWEQSFVLKDELVKPKAPEGNQVNFVSKPGAVQSVVNITYPVDYKPGSPDAIKISILNQILGGAFFGRLFKNIREDKGYSYGAYSSISNDPVVGSFSANANVRNEVTDSAIVEFLYEMKRISTELVTDEELQTAKNMLMGSFARSMEQPSTIASFALNIARFKLPADYYATYLERLNTITKADILEAAKKYIKPNNAHIVVVGDREVGEKLKVFAADGKLNYYDGQGNEIQQVKMILPQGTTAEGVVEDYLKAIGGVQALNNVNDMTVSLAASIQGMNMEMKRVVKKGKMMIEVKAGGMVMNEVKFDGEKAMVSQMGQQQEVDEATIEGFKEDAQLFPELAYKDLGFKLQLVGAEMLEGKKVYVIEIESANGEKQTDYFDMKSSLKIRSQSNQNGTLLQTDFDDYRTVDGIMVPYKIVSIGMAPFPLAFEVQSVAINTGIEDALFKVE; encoded by the coding sequence ATGCAAAAGAAAATTCAATATATACTTGGTGTGTTTTTAGTGGGGCTTTTAGGGCTTCCCTTAAATGCCCAGGAAGACTTTCGTTCTAATGCTCCCAAACCAGGACCCGCCACTCGCATTGAGTTGGGTAAATCGGAGCAATTTAAATTGGATAATGGTTTGGAAGTGATTGTGGTTGAAAACCATAAATTGCCAAGAATTTCGGTTCAATTGTTCGTAAATGTTCCACCCTTGCCAGAGGGTGAGAAAGCCGGTCTGAGTCAAATCGCCGGACAATTATTGGAAGCCGGCACGACCAATCGCGAAAAAGCTGAAATCGATCACGCCATTGATTTTATAGGCGCCAGTTTAAGTGCTAGCGCAAATGGTGTTTTTGGAACGGCCTTGTCTAAACACAAGGAGACTTTGGTGGATTTGATATCAGATGTTTTGCTTCATCCCGCTTTTCCAGAAGCGGAGTTTGAGAAAATAAAAAAGCAAACCATTTCAGGGATTACTTTGGGTAAGGACGATCCAGGGCAGATGTCCGCAAATGTTTCGAACGTAGTTACCTACGGAAAAGACCACCCTTATGGCGAATTGCTCAGCGAAGTCAGCGTCAGTCTGATCGACCTGGAAGATTGCAAAAAATACTATCAGACTTTTTTCAAGCCCAATCTTTCTTATCTGGTTTTTGTCGGGGATATCACGGCTGCTGATGCAAAAAAGATGGCCAAAAAGTATTTTGATAAATGGGAACAAAGCTTCGTCCTAAAAGATGAATTGGTAAAACCTAAAGCGCCAGAAGGCAATCAGGTGAACTTTGTAAGTAAACCGGGCGCCGTGCAATCCGTGGTGAATATTACTTACCCTGTGGATTACAAACCCGGTTCTCCGGATGCCATTAAAATTAGTATCCTCAATCAAATTTTGGGTGGTGCTTTTTTTGGCCGTCTATTCAAGAATATCAGGGAAGATAAAGGGTATTCTTATGGCGCTTATTCCTCTATTTCCAACGACCCAGTCGTAGGCTCCTTTAGCGCCAACGCCAATGTCAGGAATGAAGTAACGGATAGTGCCATCGTGGAGTTTCTGTATGAAATGAAACGCATCTCGACAGAATTGGTGACTGATGAGGAATTGCAAACGGCCAAAAACATGCTAATGGGGTCTTTTGCCCGCAGTATGGAGCAACCCAGTACCATCGCCAGCTTTGCGCTGAATATTGCTCGGTTTAAGTTACCCGCAGATTATTATGCCACCTACCTGGAAAGACTGAATACCATTACTAAAGCTGATATTCTGGAAGCCGCTAAAAAATACATTAAGCCCAATAATGCACATATTGTTGTGGTTGGCGACCGAGAGGTAGGAGAAAAATTAAAGGTATTTGCTGCCGATGGTAAACTGAACTATTATGATGGACAAGGCAATGAGATCCAGCAAGTTAAAATGATTTTACCTCAAGGCACCACGGCAGAAGGGGTGGTGGAAGATTACCTGAAAGCCATCGGAGGTGTCCAAGCTTTGAATAATGTGAACGATATGACGGTCTCATTGGCTGCTAGCATCCAGGGAATGAACATGGAAATGAAGCGGGTTGTGAAAAAAGGGAAAATGATGATCGAGGTGAAAGCCGGCGGCATGGTCATGAACGAGGTGAAATTCGATGGAGAAAAAGCCATGGTTAGCCAAATGGGCCAACAGCAGGAAGTCGATGAGGCCACCATTGAAGGCTTTAAGGAAGATGCACAGCTTTTTCCTGAGTTGGCTTACAAGGACCTTGGCTTCAAGCTTCAGCTGGTTGGAGCAGAAATGCTTGAGGGCAAAAAGGTCTATGTCATAGAAATTGAATCCGCTAATGGCGAAAAGCAAACGGATTATTTTGATATGAAATCAAGTCTGAAAATCCGGTCTCAAAGTAACCAAAATGGGACCTTACTCCAAACGGATTTTGACGACTACCGAACCGTAGATGGAATTATGGTGCCCTATAAAATTGTCTCCATAGGCATGGCGCCATTCCCGCTCGCTTTCGAAGTACAGTCTGTTGCCATCAATACCGGCATCGAAGATGCTCTCTTTAAAGTAGAGTAA
- a CDS encoding pitrilysin family protein: MKKCLWLLICCLSIVGLHAQGNKINFEKFELKNGLKVILHQDKTTPIVAVSVMYHVGSKNEDPERTGFAHFFEHLLFEGSDNIGRGEYANYVQAAGGTLNANTSWDRTYYFEILPSNQLELGLWLESERMLHAKVDQQGVETQREVVKEERRERMDNQPYGSLAEETFKAAFKEHPYRWPIIGSMEHLDNAQEADYIKFYKDFYVPNNAILSIAGDIDVRQAKVLIEKYFGTIPKGEKAVYRPTIVEKPLVSERRDTVYDNIQLPAVIQAYRVPAQGTADFYALKMLSTLLSQGKSSRLYRTLVDEQQKAFQVASIPLDLEDPGLSINIGFANVGVNSEELEAAMDAEVAKIGKELITDEEFQKLRNQLENDFISANTTVAGIAGSLATYEMFFGDANLINTEIDRYMQVTKEDIRRVAKQYFNKNNRIVLHYLPHPTKP, from the coding sequence ATGAAGAAATGTTTATGGCTATTGATTTGTTGTCTATCCATTGTGGGCCTCCACGCCCAAGGCAACAAGATCAATTTTGAAAAATTTGAATTAAAAAATGGCTTAAAAGTCATCCTGCACCAAGACAAAACGACTCCCATCGTTGCTGTTTCCGTCATGTACCATGTTGGGTCGAAAAATGAAGATCCGGAACGAACCGGCTTTGCTCACTTCTTTGAACATTTGTTATTCGAAGGTTCTGATAACATTGGGAGAGGCGAGTATGCCAATTACGTACAGGCCGCTGGAGGTACCTTAAATGCCAATACTTCCTGGGACCGAACCTACTACTTTGAGATTCTTCCCTCTAACCAATTGGAATTGGGACTTTGGTTGGAATCTGAACGCATGTTGCACGCCAAAGTAGATCAACAAGGCGTTGAAACCCAAAGAGAAGTGGTGAAGGAAGAACGGAGAGAGCGAATGGATAACCAACCTTATGGCTCCTTGGCAGAGGAAACATTTAAAGCTGCCTTCAAGGAACATCCCTACCGCTGGCCAATTATTGGCTCCATGGAACATCTGGATAATGCACAGGAAGCAGACTACATTAAATTTTACAAAGATTTTTATGTTCCGAATAACGCTATTCTTTCTATTGCCGGAGATATAGATGTGCGTCAGGCAAAGGTTTTGATCGAAAAATATTTCGGGACCATCCCTAAAGGAGAAAAGGCCGTTTATCGTCCGACAATTGTGGAGAAACCACTGGTCAGCGAACGTCGAGATACCGTTTATGACAATATTCAGCTTCCGGCTGTTATTCAGGCCTATCGCGTTCCTGCCCAGGGTACAGCAGATTTTTATGCCCTCAAGATGCTCAGCACGCTTTTGTCTCAAGGCAAGAGCTCCCGGTTATATAGGACACTGGTGGACGAGCAGCAAAAAGCCTTTCAAGTTGCCAGTATTCCTTTGGACCTCGAAGACCCAGGCTTATCCATTAATATTGGTTTTGCCAATGTAGGGGTGAATAGTGAAGAATTGGAAGCAGCCATGGACGCAGAGGTGGCCAAAATAGGCAAAGAATTGATTACCGATGAAGAGTTTCAAAAACTGCGCAACCAACTCGAAAACGATTTTATTTCAGCAAATACTACGGTTGCAGGCATTGCGGGGAGCCTGGCCACTTATGAAATGTTTTTTGGTGATGCGAACCTGATTAATACTGAAATTGACCGCTATATGCAGGTGACCAAAGAAGATATTAGAAGAGTAGCGAAGCAATACTTTAATAAAAACAATAGGATCGTGTTGCATTATTTGCCGCATCCTACGAAGCCTTAG
- a CDS encoding ribonuclease H-like YkuK family protein, whose amino-acid sequence MESTFKWRRLNGQRIEQSILDAVEEAIVREKKNGFKLKVCIGSDSQVKAGVTEFATVIVFLREKKGGFMFISNSRTTKKMSLRERMISEVARSVEIAYALCDLLDAHEVELEVHADINTDPHFQSNLALKEAMGYILGMGFVFKAKPDAFASSSCADKMV is encoded by the coding sequence ATGGAAAGCACATTCAAATGGAGAAGGCTAAACGGCCAACGAATAGAACAATCTATTCTGGATGCCGTGGAAGAAGCCATTGTCCGAGAGAAAAAGAACGGATTCAAGCTGAAGGTTTGTATCGGTTCAGATTCCCAGGTAAAAGCCGGGGTAACAGAATTTGCAACGGTGATTGTTTTTTTGCGGGAGAAAAAAGGCGGTTTTATGTTCATTAGCAACAGCCGGACGACCAAAAAAATGAGCCTGAGAGAACGTATGATTTCCGAAGTGGCGCGTTCAGTAGAGATTGCCTATGCACTATGTGATCTGTTAGATGCGCATGAGGTTGAATTGGAAGTGCATGCAGATATCAATACCGATCCCCACTTCCAGTCTAATCTGGCTTTAAAAGAAGCAATGGGATATATCTTAGGTATGGGGTTTGTCTTTAAAGCCAAACCAGATGCCTTTGCCAGTTCCTCTTGCGCAGATAAAATGGTTTAA
- the hemH gene encoding ferrochelatase, translating into MRIGIGKKGVLLVNLGTPDAPTRGAVYRYLKEFLLDRRVIDYNWVARNLLVRGIIAPFRSGSSAKLYQLLWTPEGSPLKVYGEKVAAGVQAQLGEDFVVALAMRYQSPSIASALSFLYEQQVSEMIILPLFPQYASATTGSVHEEIMRLLSKKDNIPQVNFINAYYDYEPMIDIFADNARQFDLETYDHILFSYHGLPQRQLRKADDGQHCLQKENCCQQLSAANQFCYSAQCHGTTRAIAGKLGLSAAQYTTCFQSRLGPEAWAQPYTSKVLEEQAHKGAKRLLVFSPAFVADCLETIVEIGTEYQESFVEMGGEKVDLVPSLNDDPRWIKAVADLVKSQVYQPA; encoded by the coding sequence ATGAGGATAGGTATTGGCAAAAAAGGCGTTTTATTGGTTAATTTAGGTACGCCAGATGCACCTACGAGAGGGGCTGTTTATCGTTATTTAAAAGAATTTTTACTGGATAGGCGGGTGATTGATTACAATTGGGTGGCCAGAAACCTGCTGGTTAGAGGGATCATCGCGCCCTTTCGGTCTGGTAGTTCAGCCAAGCTCTATCAATTGCTGTGGACACCTGAGGGTTCTCCGCTCAAAGTATATGGCGAAAAAGTAGCCGCTGGCGTACAAGCACAATTAGGCGAGGATTTTGTCGTAGCCCTAGCCATGCGCTACCAAAGCCCGTCTATTGCTTCGGCACTGTCTTTTCTATATGAACAGCAGGTGTCAGAAATGATTATCCTGCCCTTGTTTCCTCAATATGCCTCTGCCACCACCGGTTCGGTACACGAAGAAATTATGCGTTTATTATCAAAAAAAGATAATATCCCTCAGGTCAATTTCATCAATGCCTACTATGATTATGAACCGATGATCGACATTTTTGCAGACAATGCCAGACAATTCGATCTGGAGACGTATGATCATATCCTCTTTAGTTATCATGGCTTACCTCAGCGACAGTTGCGCAAGGCTGATGATGGCCAGCACTGCTTGCAAAAAGAAAATTGCTGCCAACAGCTCTCCGCTGCCAACCAATTTTGCTATTCGGCTCAATGTCATGGAACAACCAGAGCGATTGCCGGGAAACTTGGCCTTTCTGCCGCCCAGTATACCACCTGTTTCCAAAGCCGCTTGGGGCCGGAGGCCTGGGCCCAGCCATATACCAGCAAAGTACTGGAAGAACAGGCTCATAAAGGAGCCAAACGCCTATTGGTTTTTAGCCCCGCCTTTGTGGCTGATTGCCTGGAAACCATCGTCGAAATCGGAACGGAATACCAGGAATCTTTTGTGGAAATGGGAGGGGAGAAAGTTGATTTAGTCCCGAGTTTGAACGATGACCCTCGCTGGATTAAAGCAGTGGCCGATTTGGTGAAATCACAGGTTTATCAGCCAGCATAA
- the surE gene encoding 5'/3'-nucleotidase SurE, giving the protein MKKPLILVTNDDGITAPGIKALVEVAKSIGEVVVVAPDSPQSGMGHAITISNPLRLHPSAIYGVEAYECSGTPVDCVKLAKNVVLKGRDIDLCVSGINHGSNASINIIYSGTLSAAMEASLESIPSIGFSLLDFEYSADFESSKPYIKNLMEYVLEHGLAAGSLLNVNIPKLRTADIKGMKVCRQAKARWVEEFIEAKDPRGQKYYWLTGRFVNEDIDTDTDVWALENGYISVVPSMHDLTNYEAMKTLSAIEKTKF; this is encoded by the coding sequence ATGAAAAAACCGCTCATCTTAGTGACCAATGATGATGGCATTACCGCTCCAGGCATAAAGGCCCTAGTCGAAGTTGCCAAAAGCATCGGGGAGGTCGTTGTCGTAGCCCCTGATTCTCCACAATCTGGAATGGGACATGCTATTACGATTTCCAACCCCTTGCGTCTCCATCCAAGCGCCATTTATGGCGTTGAGGCCTATGAATGCTCTGGCACCCCGGTAGATTGCGTCAAGTTAGCCAAAAATGTAGTCCTCAAAGGCCGTGATATTGACCTTTGTGTCTCCGGCATAAATCACGGCTCCAATGCATCCATCAACATTATTTACTCCGGAACCCTTTCGGCAGCCATGGAGGCGAGCTTGGAAAGCATTCCCTCTATTGGATTTTCTCTGCTTGATTTTGAATATAGTGCTGATTTTGAATCGAGTAAACCTTATATTAAAAACCTCATGGAGTATGTCTTGGAACATGGGCTAGCAGCAGGCAGTCTATTGAATGTGAACATCCCCAAGTTGCGTACCGCCGACATAAAAGGGATGAAAGTCTGTCGGCAGGCCAAAGCCCGCTGGGTAGAAGAATTCATAGAGGCTAAGGATCCGAGAGGTCAGAAGTATTATTGGCTAACTGGGCGCTTTGTCAATGAAGATATAGACACAGATACTGATGTATGGGCCCTCGAAAATGGTTATATTTCCGTGGTGCCCTCCATGCATGATTTGACTAATTATGAGGCTATGAAAACCTTATCTGCCATTGAAAAAACAAAATTTTAG